The stretch of DNA GCTAAATAGCTTAAACAAGTAAATTTGttgtttaaatttataatgCAATGTGATCACTTGGCGTAGATTATGCAAGAACGCGAAATGAGTGACATTTTGAGGAAGGGGCAAAAAGGGAAGGTAAAAATACAGTCTAGGACTTGGTATTTGGTGGCTTGAATTTTGGATCTTTACACATGTTACGACCAATACCAACATTCTTCAATCAATGTACTAATACATAATATTGTACATTAacagtttattttatttacaaaataattaaagtttatTAGCAGTGAAAGAAAGACCACTATGGTTTGGCCCAAGCTTAATTTCTGAGGAAGACTAAATCAAAGCCCAAATACTACTAAAAAAACGTATAATATAATACTGTGGTCTCTCTCacatatatttatgttttttttttaaataccatatgtttatattttttgatttaattcatatttaatgttagttttatatatacattctttcatattttaccgtataaatatttatgaaaatatatatgtaaaataaatttaatttatatacactgtCAATCAATAATAACTGTCACATTATTAATAATGGTTAATTTTTGTCATAACTACTTAAAGTTACTCATATAATTGATGATAATTTGTCAACTGagtaaaactttttatattagaTGTTTGTGGAAATTAAACTCGTGTAACAAATtaacctaataaaataaaatcacttTATGCTGTGATTAAATGCATTTATAGAAAAGTTTTACAATTGTATGCAAATCAAACTCTTTCAAATCATTTCCCATTTCGatttttatttgtgaaaatatAACTATACCTAAAATAGAATTTGATGCCAAAGTGGTCAATAATGAATGTTTTTCAAATCGATTCCCATTTCGGTTTGTCAAATTACATTGATTGATATATAAATAAGATActattaactattaaaaaaatgtcataaattttacatttctttgcatttttttaaaaaatattaattaaaagttaaattattctactttatttttattatttcgaGTAGAATCGAATTCAAACcctttaaagaaaaattttaatttgaatcttGTTAATGAAATATAATGTGGTCCAATTAAAAGTGTCAATTAAATTATCTGATACagattaatcatcaataaaattatatatattttgcacTAATGACATCTTTGTTTTGTTTAGATTTTAGAATagaaactatttttaaacaattaatgAAAAAGTGTAGTGAAAACTTATTTGTAACAATACTTTGTAAAGATCGTCAACACATGGTATGATACTAAAGGAAAGGATACACCTAAAAAATCTAGATGAGAAAGTTCTATCTGCAAATTGCCATAAAATATATTCCCAAAAACAGTTGGAACGATTACAAAACATAACACAATTTGAGAAACAATGAATATAACAAACGAAAAGTGAAAATGTATTATTCACCACAAACAAATCTTAATACTAGTAGCTAACAAAACCAAGAAATAACTAGTAATAAATTGGTTCAAGAGCATTCGTTATTCTCAACTTGTTATAGACAGCATGCCACCCTGCTTCCGTAGGATGCACCGAATCCCAAAAGAAAGCAGATTTTGGTTCCTCACACACCAAATATTTCTTAACATTTTTCTCATCAACACTTCCACAAAAATACTCATTACTCACACCAACACAACATGGCTTCAATTTGTCCTTAATGTTGAATGTGGTTGGATGGTTCAACACCGACATAAAAGTATCGTGAAGATTAAGGAATAGAAAAGGTGAAGAAGTATCATTTGTTTGTTGGTTCAATTTGTTTATGGCTTGTCTTAAGAGATTGTTGTGGCTTGCGAGGATTGTGTTTGATGTTTCATTGCATTGCTTGAATGAAGTTCCAGCTGTTTGTTGAGGAAGACATCCAATGGGTTGTAGACCAGACATTATTACTTTCTTCACTCCTAATTCTTTTATGCGAATTAAATTGATCACTGTTTGATTAATCAATGATGCCACGAAAGATGGAAAACCCTACATATATACATTTGTCACATTAATCATacctatttttaaatttattcatttGGATACATTAggcctttctttttttttttttaatgagaaaCTGTTTCTAGaatcttctaaaaaattattttttactaattaatttttttattaaaaaaacgaTTTTCAtagtttctgattttttttaattgtaactTGAAAGTTGAAATGATAGTAATTGAAAATATACCTGAACAGAGCCATTTTTAACGTTGTAAAAAGTGTAGTCATTTCCAGCGACAGAAACAAGAGCGACAGAATTACGAATATCTTTGGTTGAGTAGAGTTTGTCTTTGATTTGTTGCTCAAAAAAATCGATTTGAGTTGTCATGTTTGGGCCTGAAAACAACGTTTGAAACACACCAGTACCACCAAACGCATAGTTCATTCCATATTTCAAATGTTTTGGCATCAATTCTCTCACACTATATGGGACCGGtgatttcaatttcaaatacTTGGCTGCAATTGCATAGCATAATGTAACTAATCAGATACATAagatgttataataataataataataaagttacCGTTATCTCCGAAATTCATCATTGAAGAAAGCAACAAAGTAAATTAAGTACTATGTGACAAAATAATTCGTTTTTTTCACTTTAATGTTATTTGGATTTTTTCTAAAGGAAAACAtgaaagtaaaaattaaatattaatttttcatgtaGTTAATTATATAGATGGTAATTTTCTTTACAGGGTGGaccaaattaagaaaattaaaaaataaagatgccTCTAACTATTTTCAAGTAAAGTTGGACAATGCTTTTgctttttttttgacaaagttttattttttttgactgGCACTGACAAAGTTATATAAGTCTACGTCAGATAATCCACTTGTGATAAAAGCTCAACTTTGGaataagaaaaataaggatATCTGGAATCCTAAGATGTATAAATATGTGGTGGTTTGACATTAATCAATCTTGAGTAAAAAAATGTTAACACTCCAATATATAAGAGTTTTATGGGATATGGTACTATCATTCAATCATTTAATATaatcttatattttaatatttaattttgaattaattttaccTTCAATATTTAAGTATCTAACACAAGTCAAGAGTACTAAAGAATTTATGGAAAAAAGCATTAATCAACCAACTACATTAAGTTCTTTTGGCATAATTAGTCAAATTAAAACACATGTAATCATTCCTTcgttttcaaaataattatggttttttaaaataaaatttgttctGAAAATTGTGTCGTTTTATTTTCTCATtgcaatatttattaatttattctaattcgatcttcaaattcaaatttatactTTGTGCAAAAATTTCAAGTCATTATACTCAACTATGCATTTTTTACAATTGTTGATAGCCAATAGGTTATAAGGAATTAAGGATaactttataaaattgttacattgtattgtttttttttttcgggGTACAAATTGATGTATTGTTTTTATTAgagattattttataaaaaaatataaaatattgtgtttgtttattgtaataaaagtattttttttaaataatcaaaaataatttttatgacaaattgctcaaaacattttatatttgaaacaattttaaaattattttttagagattattctactttttaaaaaaaatcataacaaatgaaaattgataaaaataattattttaaaaaataagtaataacaAACATACTCTTTGTCTATATGAAATAACTTTAAACAATACTTATTTTTTAGAGGAAGGAGTAATATTTTAATCAACACATATTTGTTTTCCTCTATTGGGTGACATaacaaatttttgtttatatttaaaagtgAATTAGAATCGGTATTAAAGAGCAAAGAGAAACACTTTGATCGAGTGTTAAAACAATGATTACTAAAAGAAATAAGAAGGACAAAAGTGTCTGCGACCAAAGCTTGTTGTGTCACGcgagagagagaaaaaacatGCCGTTAATAAATCAATGTGAcgaaaaagagaaataaaatgcaGACCGAACGTGGTATGCAATCAAAAACatagtaaaaaagaaaagggGTATGCTAAAAaaaagtgacataaaacacAATAATGGACCATTTTATTGGCAAAGAAAGAACATCATATAACGCTAGAACAGATAGACACAATTAGCTCGAGAAAACAAAAAGTGGCAAAGCCAGCAAATAAATCAACCTTACCAATTGATCAACGTATATAATATATGACGGTGTTAGGGTAAAGTACATAAAGttaggggtgttcaaaaaaaccaaaaactgaaccaaactgccgaaccgaaccgaaccgaactgcttttgaactgaactggtttaagaaccgaactgttttcgaactgattttgtaaaaccagaactgaaccgaaccggtttttcaattcaaaaaaccgaaccgaaccggttttttgtttaaaaaaaccaaaacgaaccggtttttatttcaaaaaacttgaaccgaattttttttagtcgtaattaggggtaattatgaaaattttggcctatatgaacaaaaaaattaagttaaaccagttcggtttggttcaaaataataaaccgatgcaccacttttataaaccggttcggttcggttctttGAACTGAAAACCGGTTCAGTTCGGTTTTTCCAAACTGAAAAACAGTTcagttcaattttcaaatggtTCTAGTGCAGAACTGAACTTTGCCCACCCCTACATAAAGAAAGtatatacaattatttataagttaatttttttttttcctctcaaaAAATTGTTAACATGCATTTGCCACATAACTTTTGaaatatgaaatttcatttactcatccTTTAGTATTTACAATAAGGATTACACATATtgcatcttttatttttaatttgcttAGTACATgctcctttttttttaaatatatttaaaatgctttaataaaaagaagaatatatatat from Cicer arietinum cultivar CDC Frontier isolate Library 1 chromosome 3, Cicar.CDCFrontier_v2.0, whole genome shotgun sequence encodes:
- the LOC101513587 gene encoding GDSL esterase/lipase At5g03610-like: MDFFPFILSLFLVLHLSGQSVTQVEARHHHHHHHHKHHRHHISKLFVFGDSYVDTGNIKRGLANSWKEPYGITFPGKPAGRFSDGRVFTDYIAKYLKLKSPVPYSVRELMPKHLKYGMNYAFGGTGVFQTLFSGPNMTTQIDFFEQQIKDKLYSTKDIRNSVALVSVAGNDYTFYNVKNGSVQGFPSFVASLINQTVINLIRIKELGVKKVIMSGLQPIGCLPQQTAGTSFKQCNETSNTILASHNNLLRQAINKLNQQTNDTSSPFLFLNLHDTFMSVLNHPTTFNIKDKLKPCCVGVSNEYFCGSVDEKNVKKYLVCEEPKSAFFWDSVHPTEAGWHAVYNKLRITNALEPIYY